The following DNA comes from Coleofasciculus sp. FACHB-1120.
GAGAAAAAAAGCGTGACTTTTCGCATTTTGAGTTTTGACGGTGGTGGTATCCGGGGCGTCATTTCGGCAACGATGCTGACAGAGATTGAGAAAATTATCGGTCAGCCCTTAAGTCAATATTTCCAATTAATCGCAGGAACCTCTACCGGGTCAATTTTGGCGGCGTCGATTGCTAGCGATCGCACAGCCCAAGACATCGTAGATGTGTACCAGAACAAAGGAACTCGAATCTTTCCCTACCGAAACCTTTGGTCGGCGCAACGGGTAGGGTTGCTTCTTCAGTATGGACCTTCTGCCCCTAAATACTCAAATAAAGGTTTGATTGACTCTCTCAAAGAAGAATTTAAATACAAAAAACTGTCGGAAATCACTTCAACAAAACTCTTAATTACTGCCTACGACACAATTAACCGAGAACCGATTATTTTTAAAAGCTGGCGCAGAATCTTTGCTGAAATTCCCTTATGGGAAGCGTGCGTCTGTTCTGCCTCCGCCCCAACTTTCTTTCCTGCCTATAGACTAGATAAAAAGGAAGAAGGGATTGCCCAAAGCGGAGAAACAAACTCGATTACTTTAGGGAAAGAAGCCGCAGAAGACAATGGTGATTACAATCAAATGCAGATTGAAATCACTGGTGGGACGGGACGCGGTCAGATTCGTAGCATCCTAGGTTACAGAGGGGCGACTCGGATGGCGATTGTGGATGCGCCGTGGAACGTAGTGCCCAACAATACCTCTGCTTACCGAATTACCAACGTATACTCGGTGATTGACGGCGGTGTTGGGGCAAATAATCCTACAGCTTGCGCGATCGCTGAAGCCCTTCGGTTGGGCTATAAACCCGACGAGATTTCGGTTTTATCTCTCGGTACGGGAAGTCTTACCCGCGCAATTCCGCTTGAAAGTGCCCAACAATGGGGTGCGATTCAGTGGGCACTCCCGATTATTGATGTAATTTTTGATGCTTCGTCAGATATTAATAGTTACATTGCTAAACAGGTTATTGATGACGATAATCGTTACTTGCGCTTGCAATTTAAACTCGATAGCAAGTTGACCGGAAAACGGTTGAGTGACGATATCGATGATGCGAGTCCGGCAAATGTCATGAATCTAATTGAAGCCGCCAAGGTCTACATCAACCAACCACAAGTGCAAAAATCGTTGAGGGATTTCATCAATAGTTAGTAGATTGAGAAGATTAAAAATCATCTTAATTTTTAATTTTGCCTTTTTCAGAGTCTTACCATTGAGGGGTTGCGGCGATTAATGCTCTCGCAGATTCGCTATCGAGCGGCTTGGAAAAGAAGAATCCTTGCCCAGCTTCGCAACGTAGCGATCGCAGTTGTTCCATCTGAGTCGCCGTTTCTACACCTTCTGCGATTACATCTAATCCCAGATGGTGAGCCAGTGTAATAATTGTTTGGACAATCTCAGAATTTTCGCCTTCTGCATCCATCCGGCTAACAAAGGAACGGTCTATCTTTAAGGTATTGAGTGGAAAGCGGTGCAAATAGCTCAAAGAGGAATAGCCGGTTCCGAAGTCATCAATACTGAGTTTAATTCCGGAGTTGCTCAGTTGCTCTAAACTAGCCGTAGCGTCAGCGGCATTTTCCATCACCACACTTTCGGTAATTTCCAGTTTGAGACTTGGCGCTGGTAACTCAGTCTCTTGGAGAATTTGCTGAATTTGCTCGGCTAAATTGGGTTTGGAAAACTGTCTACCCGAAAGATTAACACTCATCGTTAATGGCGCTAAGCCAGGAAATTCTTGTTGCCAAAGCCGCATCTGACGGCAGGCTTCGCGCAGAACCCAAGCGCCTAAGGGGATGATTATCCCTGTTTCTTCGGCGATAGGGATAAAGTCAATTGGGGAAACCAAGCCGCGAAACGG
Coding sequences within:
- a CDS encoding patatin-like phospholipase family protein — translated: MTFRILSFDGGGIRGVISATMLTEIEKIIGQPLSQYFQLIAGTSTGSILAASIASDRTAQDIVDVYQNKGTRIFPYRNLWSAQRVGLLLQYGPSAPKYSNKGLIDSLKEEFKYKKLSEITSTKLLITAYDTINREPIIFKSWRRIFAEIPLWEACVCSASAPTFFPAYRLDKKEEGIAQSGETNSITLGKEAAEDNGDYNQMQIEITGGTGRGQIRSILGYRGATRMAIVDAPWNVVPNNTSAYRITNVYSVIDGGVGANNPTACAIAEALRLGYKPDEISVLSLGTGSLTRAIPLESAQQWGAIQWALPIIDVIFDASSDINSYIAKQVIDDDNRYLRLQFKLDSKLTGKRLSDDIDDASPANVMNLIEAAKVYINQPQVQKSLRDFINS